GCTGGTTCAGCGCGGCCCCGGCGCCGCTTCTCACTATGTCGCGACTGCCCCCCGATTCCGTCGACCATGGCCCCGACAACGCTGACGACACTGCTGCCAGCCGGCCCACCGACGGGCGTGAGATCTCTGCAAAGCCCCCGCTAACGCTCCCCGCCGAGCCGTCCGGCAAGTCGCTGCGCACGCCACCGGAGACTTCCGGCTCGCCGCAGACATCGGGCATGAGTACCGATCTCGAACCGACCGACGTCCCGCTGCTTCCACCGGAATCCCCCAACGCCCCGGCGGCAACGAAGTCGACCCGCTCGCGACGCGGCGGCGCGAAGCGCAAAGGCATCGATCTCGGCTTGCAAGGCGGTGGCGCGCATGGCGCCTACGCGTGGGGCGTGCTCGACAAACTGCTCGAAGACGGGCGTCTGGAATTCGAGGGCATCAGCGGCGCCTCGGCCGGGACGATGAACGCCGTGGTGCTCGCGCATGGCCTGCTGGAGCGTCCCGGCGTCGATCCGCGGGAGAAAGCGCGTGAGGCGTTGCACAGCTTCTGGCTGGGCGTCTCGCAGGCGGGTTCGTCCGCAACCGCATGGGCACAAACCGTCTTCAGCTGGCTCAACGGCCGTCCGACCGAGTATCCGGTCTGGCACGACTGGATGCAGAGCATGCAGCAGTGGATGATGCCGTTCTCCCAGCCACCGGCCGAGATCAATCCGCTGCGCACCGTCCTCGAAGCACAAGTGGACTTCGAGCGGCTGCGCGAGAGCACCGCAACGCACCTGTTCGTGTCCGCGACGAACATCCGCACCGGCAACATCCGCATTTTCCGCACACACGAAATCACCCTCGACGTGGCAATGGCCTCCGCCTGTCTGCCCTGGCTGTTCAAGCCGGTAAAGATCGACGAGGACTTTTACTGGGACGGGGGTTATCTCGGCAATCCTGCGCTCTTTCCGTTCTATTACGAGACACTCACGAGCGACATTCTGATCGTGCACATCAATCCGATCGAGCGCGCGGAGAAGCCGGTATTGCCGGGGCAAATCATGAACCGCGTGAACGAGATCACGTTCAACGCATCGTTACAGCGCGAATTCCGGGCGATCTCGTTTGTTCACAAACTGATCGACGAGGGCTGGTTGAAGCCAGAGTTTCGCGAGCGGCTGAAGTACCCGTTGATTCACTCGATTCGCGCCGACAAGGCACTGTACGACTTGTCCTCGTCGACGAAATTCGTGACCGACTGGCACTTCCTCACGACGCTGCGCGACCGAGGTCGGGACGCGGCCGCCCGCTGGCTGGAGGCCCATTACCACGACGTGGGCATACGCTCGACGGTGGATCTGAAACGCGATTACTTGCAGCGCTTGCCCAACGCCTCCGCCATCAGATCATGAGCGGCTCAGGGTCGAGCGAGATGCCGAAACGCGTCCGAACACTCGTCTGCACGGCGCGCGCCAGCGCCACGATGTCGTCGCCGCTCGCGCCCCCCCGATTGACGAGCACCAGCGCCTGACGCTCGTGCACACCCGCACGGCCCTGCGACTTGCCGCGCCAGCCGCATTGATCGATCAGCCAGCCGGCAGCGACCTTCCACGTGCCGTCGGGCTGCGGGTAACCGACCGCCTCCGGGAAACGCGCGCGCAAGGCATCGAAGGTTTCGGCATCGACAACGGGGTTCTTGAAGAAGCTTCCGGCATTGCCGAGAACCGCCGGATCGGGCAGCTTGCGACGTCGAATATCGACGACCGCGTCGAAAATACGGCGTGCATCGGGATGTGCGACACCGGCGTCGGCAAGCGCGCGCGACACGTCCGCATACCCCGTCACGGCGTGCCACGGCTGCGGCAGGCGCAGTGTGACGGACACGATGACGAACCGTCCCGGTTCGCGCTTGAAGCATGAATCGCGGTAGCCGAATGCGCAGACCTCGCGCGAGAGCGTGACGAACTCGCCCGTGGTCGTGTCGAGCGCGCGCGCCGCGAAGAAGCGCTCGGCGAGTTCCAGCCCGTAGGCGCCGATGTTCTGGATCGGCGCGGCCCCGAGCGTGCCCGGAATCAACGCGAGGTTTTCGAGGCCGGGGCAGTCCTGCGAGAGCGTCCAGTCGACAAAGTCGTGCCAGACTTCGCCGGCGCCGCCGCGCACATAGCGCGCATGCGGATCGGCGGGGTCGTCCGGCAGCCGTTCCCGGCCGCGAATCGCCATGCGCAGCACCACCCCGTCGAAATCGCGCGTGAGCACGATGTTGCTGCCGCCACCGAGCACGAGACGCGGCAGGCCCGCCAGCTCGGGCATGGCAAGCGCTTCGAGCAACGCGGCTTCGCTATCGATGACAACGAGATAACGGGCGGTAGCGGGCAGACCGAAGGTGTTGAGTTCGCGCAGGCTGACGTCGCGTAGCAACTGGGACATGAAGTATGTGCTGACCGGTGGATGCCGCCGTACCGGCCATGGTGACCGCTCCGAATCACGTCCCGAAGGGACGCGGGACCGACGGCTGAATTACAATGTCGGGCGAAAGATTGATGCGCGCCATTATACCGGCCGCACGGATCGTCAGAGGCGGCCGGAGACGGCGCCGGGCAGACGACTGCCGGCCAACTCACAGGGCATGCACCGCATGCCTTTCACGAACCCTCACTAATTCAGGAGAGCCAGATGCCATCGTTTGACGTGGTTAGCGAAGCCAACATGGTCGAGGTCAAGAACGCCGTCGAGCAGGCCAACAAGGAAATCTCGACGCGCTTCGACTTCAAGGGATCGGACTCGCGCATCGAGCACAAGGAGCAGGAACTCACGCTCTTCGCCGACGACAACTTCAAGCTCGATCAGGTCACGCAGGTGCTCATCGCCAAAATGGCCAAGCGTAATGTCGACGTGCGGTTTCTCGACTACGGCAAGGTCGAGAAGATCAGCGGCGACAAGGTCAAGCAGGTCGTGAAGGTCAAGAAGGGGGTCGAAGGCGACCTCGCCAAGAAAATCGTGCGCATCATCAAGGACAGCAAGATGAAGGTGCAGGCGAGCATTCAGGGCGACAGCGTGCGCGTCTCCGGCGCCAAGCGCGACGATCTGCAAAGCGCGATGGCCCTGCTGCGCAAGGACGTCACCGATACGCCGCTGGACTTCAACAACTTCCGCGACTGAACGTCACGGCACTGCGTTGCTGTCTTCCGCCGCTCTCCTATGGACGGCGGACACGAAAAACCCGCAGACTCGCTGCGGGTTTTTGTTTGCCGGCACGCAACGAACTACTTCTTCTGGCCGATGCGGCTTTCCTTGCCCGCAATGAGCTTGCCAATGTTCGAACGGTGGCGATAGACCAGCAGCGCCGCCATGACGATCACTGCCGGCGCGTAGGGGCCGAACCCGAACATGAAAACGTAGTACAGCGGCGCGAACACCGCCGAGACCAGCGCGGCGAGCGACGAATAGCGGAAGAAGACGGCGATGATGAGCCAGGTCGCCATCACCGCGAGGCCGAGCACCGGGCTGATGGCGAGGAGAACGCCCGCTGCCGTCGCCACGCCCTTGCCGCCCGCGAAGCGCAGGAACACCGGATACAGATGGCCAAGGAAAACCGCCAGCGCCACGGCGGCAAGCCCGAAGTCACCGACACCCCAGGCATCGGCGAGGCGTTGCGCGAGATAAACCGCGAGCCAGCCCTTGAGTGCGTCGCCGATCAGCGTGAGCACGGCGGCCTTCTTGTTGCCGGAGCGCAGCACGTTCGTCGCCCCCGGATTTCCCGAGCCGTAGCTGCGCGGGTCCGCCAGGCCCATCGCGCGGCTGACGATCACCGCAAACGGCACCGAGCCGATCAGGTACGCGAGAACGATAAAAACCAGTGTGGCCATGAACTTCGAGCGTGTGGAAGATTTGTAATGGCCGCCATTCTACTTGAGACGACGCGCGTCCCCATTCTGGCAAACACGGGGTTGCGCAGATGCCCCGGCCGCGCAGCCATCGCAGCGGCATGCGAGCGGAGCAAGCGCGCCTCGCGCGACGCGCCGGGGCCACGCAGACGAGCGCTTCTTGAAAGCGATGCCGTCAGTCCGCAAGGGCGACGTTGACCAGCGTGGGCGCGAGCACGCGCACGAGTTCGGCCGGGGCAATCGAGACCAGATAGCCACGACGGCCGCCGTTGATGTAGATCTCCGGCAGTTCGAGGATCGACGCCTCCATGTAGATCGGCATGCGCTTGCGCGTGCCGAACGGACTCGTGCCGCCCACCAGAAACCCCGAGTGCCGGTTGGCGACGTCCGGCTTGCACGGCTCGATGCGCTTGCGTCCCGCCTGACGCGCCAGCGACTTCGTCGACACTTGACGATCGCCGTGCATCAGCACGATCAGCGGGTTGGCGTCCTCGTCTTCCATCACCAGCGTCTTGATGACCACGTGCTCCGGCACCTGCAACGCCTGCGACGAGACACGCGTGCCGCCGTGCTCCTGATACTCGTAGAAATGATTCCGGAATGCGACCTTGGCGTCGCGAAGCTGTTTGGTCGCCGGGGTCTCGGCAGTGGCCTTGGGTTTCATGTCGGTCAATACGGTGGAAAGACGAAAGCGGCGCCGGGCATGATCCGGTGGCTATCCCAAACGCCAAATATACGGATTGTAAGCAATCGCTTCATCGCGCATTACAATGCCGCCATGTCTGCCTCACTTGCCCCATTGGCCGCCGACGCTTCCGGTGACGCCCTGGCCCGGTTTCTCGCCGGCCTGCCTGCGCGCATCGATACGCTTGCCGAACGCGTGGCGAGCACTGCGCCCCATCGCGTGGCGCTGATCGACGACTTCGGACGCATGACCTACGGCGAACTCGTTCACGCCGTCACGGCCACTGCCGAGCGATTGCGTGCGCATGGCGTGCGCGGCGGCGACCGTGTGATGATCGTCGGCGAGAACGGGATTGCCTACGTCGTGCTGCTGCTCGCGGTGGCGTCGCTCGATGCCTGGCCGCTGCTGTGCAACGCCCGCCTCTCGGCGGCGGAACTGCGCGTGATTCGCGAGCACGCACGTCCGCGCTGCGCGATCTACACGATCGACGCCTCGCCGGACGCCGCCGCCCACGCCCGCTCCAACGCCGCCCGGATCCAATGGACGGAACTCGCGCTGGGCGCGATTGCGGCGTCCGACGTCGATCCCGGCAGTGTTGCCGAGCCGGTGGAAACCGGCCCGGCGGCCCAATGCGCGGCCCTGATCTATACGACGGGCACGACAGGCGCCCCCAAGGGCGTGCGGCTCTCGCATCGCAATCTGATGTTCATCGCGGCAGTGTCGAGCACGTTGCGACATGTCGGCCCCGACGACATCGCCTACGGCGTGCTGCCGATCTCCCATGTCTACGGGCTGACATCGGTCTGTCTCGGCACGCTGTACGCCGGAGGAACGTTGCGGCTCGCGGCGCGCTTCACGCCGGAGGCCGTGCTCGACTCGCTCGCCCATGACGGACTGACGATCCTGCAAGGCGTGCCCGCGATGCATGCGCGTCTGGTGGCCCACGTGGCGACGCAGGGCGTATCGCTGGTCGCCCCCCGCCTGCGTTTCGTCTACTCTGGCGGCTCGCCGCTCGACGCGGCCCTCAAAGCGCGCGTCGAAGCGTTCTACGGTTTGCCGATCCACAACGGCTACGGGCTGACCGAGAGCAGCCCGACCGTCGCCCAGACGCTGCTCGATGCGCCTCGCGACGATTGCGCCGTCGGCCCCGTCATTCCGGGCGTAGCCGTGCGCATCGTGGGGCGGGACGGGGAAGATCTGCCGGACGGCGAAGTCGGTGAACTCTGGGTGCGCGGCCCGAACGTCATGCTCGGCTACTACCGGGCGCCGGAACTGACCGCCGCGACCGTCACCGCGGACGGCTGGCTGCGCACCGGCGATCTTGCACGCCGTGCGGGGGACGGCGCCCTTTTCCTGGCCGGACGCGCCAGGGAACTCATCATCCACTCCGGTTTCAACGTCTACCCCATCGAAGTCGAACAGGCGCTCGCCAGTCACCCCGACGTGCTTCAGGCCGCCGTGGTGGGTCATCCACACGAAGGTAACGAGCAGGTCGTCGCGTTCGTGCAAGCGCTGCCGGGACATGCGATCGACGTCGACGCGCTTGCCGAATGGGCGGCGAAGCGCCTCGCGCCTTACAAACGCCCGGCGCGCATTCGCGTGCTGGACACCCTGCCCGCCGCCTCCACCGGCAAGGTGCTCAAGCACAGGCTCAAGGCCCTGCTCTGACGCTCGACGAGGACAAGGACGAGGACAACCGCACCTCACCCGCGCGGGTGATGCTGCGCATGGAGCGACTTGAGACGTTCGCGAGCGACGTGCGTGTAGATCTGCGTGGTGGAAATGTCGGCGTGACCGAGCAGCAATTGCACGACGCGAAGATCCGCGCCGTGATTGATCAGATGGGTGGCGAACGCATGCCGTAGCGTGTGCGGCGAGAGCGGCGCGCGAATGTCCGCCTGCAATGCATAACGCTTGATCAGGTACCAGAACGCCTGACGCGTCATGCCCTCGCCGCGTTGCGTGACGAAAAGCGTGTCGCAGGTCCGGCCGTTGAGCAGCACGCGGCGGCTCTCGTCGAGATAGCGTGCCAGCCATGCGTTGGCCTCCTCGCCGAACGGCACGAGGCGCTCCTTCGCGCCCTTGCCGAAGATACGCAGCACGCCCTCGTTCAGTCCCACTTCGATGGTCTTGAGCGCCACCAGCTCCGACACGCGCAGTCCGCTCGCATACATGAGTTCCAGCATGGCGCGATCGCGCAGGCCCAGCGGCTGTGTCAGGTCGGGCGCAGCGAGCAGCGCCTCGACCTGCGCCTCCGACAACGTCGAGGGCAATCGTTGCGCCCGCTTGGCCGACGCGATACGCAAACAAGGATCGTGCTGCACGACATGCTCGCGCAGCGCCCACTGGTAGAAGCGTTTGAAGACGGACAGCCGCCGGTTCACACTGCTGGCCCGACTCTCGCGACGCCACGCCAGATAAGCCGAGAGCGCGGCCTCGTCGACGGCATCGAGGGCGATCTCGTACGTCTTGAAAAGCCAGTCGGCAAAGAGCCGCAAGTCGCGACGATAGGCGTCGAGCGTGTTTCGGGAAAGGCCGTCTTCAAGCCAGATCGTGTCGCAGAACTGGTCGATGAGGGCTGTACTGCGCTCGTTGGGATGACTCAAACCAGGGCTCCTTCCGTGGGCGCCTGTCCTTGCTGCGCAAGCGCCCATTCGACATGTTCCCGGACCAGCGCCGAGGGATGTGCGCGCCGCGCAAGCAAGGCCTCGCGTATCGAGGTGCGCGCCTCCTGTGCGGTCGTCTCGCGCAGCGCGTTGCCGAGCCCGACCGCCAGATTGCGCAGCCACCGCTCATGGCCGATACGGCGAATCGGGCTGCCTGCCAGCCGCTCCATGAATTCTGTCTCGCTCCAGGCAAAGAGCTCGACGAGCGACGAGCCGTCGAGCCGGTTGCGCGGGGCGAAATCCGCGAGCGGCGACGGTTGCGCGAACTTGTTCCAGGGGCAATACAACTGACAATCGTCGCAGCCGTAAATACGATTGCCCATCTTCGCGCGCAGCGGTTCGGGAATCGCGCCCTTGTGCTCGATGGTTAGGTACGACACGCACAGGCGGGCATCGACACGAAACGGTTCGGTGATCGCACCGGTCGGGCACACGTCGAGGCAGCGCCGGCACTGCCCGCAGTGTTCGCCGCGCGCCATGGCCCCCCCGCCGGCTTGGTCGGCTTCCTCGGCTTCGTCGGCTTGGTCGGCATCGGCCGGCAGCGGCACATCGACGAAGATCTCGCCGAGGAAAAAGAGCGAACCGGCCTCGCGCGAGAGCAGCAGCGTGTGCTTGCCGCGCCAGCCGAGTCCGGCCTTCTGCGCGAGTTCGACTTCGAGCACCGGTGCGGAATCGGTAAATACGCGATACCCGAACGGGCCGATGGCCTGCGTGATGCGATCGGACAACTGCTGCAAGCGATTGCGCATGACCTTGTGGTAGTCGCGTCCTCTGGCGTAGATCGATACGATGGCTTCGCCCGGACGCGCCGCACGCGCGGCTTCATGCTCGCGCCAATGCGCGAGATCGACATCGCCAGGAAGGTAATTCATGCGCGCGCTGATGACGCGTACCGTGCCGGGCACCAGTTCGGCGGGCCGCGCACGCTTCATGCCGTGGGCCGCCATGTAATCCATGTCGCCATGACAGCCGTCGTCGAGCCATTGTTGTAACCCCGCTTCGGCGTGCGAGAGATCGGTGTGGGCGATGCCCACGTGGCCGAACCCGAGTTCGCGCGCCCAGGCGCGAATCTGCACGGCAAGCGCTGCCAGCCCCTCGGAATCGAGGGCCGGCGGCGTCGCGTTGTCGCGCGAGGACGACACTTCCGGGGTCTGCGGAGGTGTCGACGGCTCGACTTGTGCGGCGGTAGCGGGGAAAATCACGGAAGCTTTCATCGACTCCATTTTACGCAATGCCCGCCACGCCCGATCCATCGGCGCCGCCCTTGCTGGGCGAGCGCATCTTCGCGCTACCGGACGAAGCCGCTACCGAGGCCTTCGCGGCGGCGTTCGCGCGCGTCGTCGTGGAACGCATGGCGCATACCGACGCCGCGCACGCGGGTCTGCACGTGCAGCTCTCGGGCGACCTCGGCGCAGGCAAGACCACCTTCGTGCGAGCCCTGTTGCGCGCGCTGGGTCACACGGGCCGCGTCAAAAGCCCTACCTACGCGCTGTGTGAACCATACAACATCGACACACCACAAGGTGTGCTGCCGGTCTATCATTTCGATCTGTACCGCTTCGCCGATCCGGCCGAATGGCATGACACGGGCTTTCGCGAGCATTTCGCAGGCGACGCGCTGTGCCTGGTCGAGTGGCCGGAAAAAGCCGAAGGACTTCTTGGCGTCCCCGATTTGCGCCTTTGGCTGGAACCTGTCGGCGACAGTCGCCGTCTCACGACGAGCGCCTACACGCCGGCCGGTCTTGCTTGCCTGAATTCATGCTGATCAAACGCTTCGCCCGTACCGACGACGCCTCATCGCCCAATGCCGGCCGCCGCCGCGCCTTGCGCGCTGGCGCATCGACCCTGATTCTCGCCCTCACCGGCCCCCGTCTGGCCTTCGCCAATGCCATCGTCGCGGTGCGCGTCTGGCCGGCGAGGGACTACACACGCGTCACGCTCGAGACCGATAACCCCGTCAGGTTCCAGCAGCAGTTGATGGAAAGCCCGAACCGCTTCGTCATCGATCTCGACGAAGTGGATCTCAGTCCTGCGCTGCGCGAGCTCGTCGCGAAAATCCAGCCGAACGACCCGCAAATCGCGCAAGTGCGCGTGGGGCAATTCAAACCCGGCGTGGTGCGCATGGTCTTCGACCTGAAGGCGGGCGTGAAACCGCAGTCGTTCACGCTGCCGCCGGTGGCGGGCTACAAGTACCGAACGGTGTTCGATCTGTATCCGGCCGTCGAACCGGATCCGCTCATGGAACTGCTCGCGCAGACGGCGAACAAGGCCCAGGCGCTCGCACAGAATTCGCATTCGTCCCCGGCACAGGGCGGCGGCACCACACCCAGCACGGACGAAAGCGAGGCATTCTTCCAGAAGTACGCGCAGCGCGAACCAGGTGGACGAATGCCCAAACCCGGCCCGGCACCTACCGCACCCGCCATACCGGACAAGGCACCTCCGCTGGCCCAACGCAAGGGGGACAAGGAGGACAAGGACGACGCCGACGACTACGTACCACCGGCAAATGCGCAGAAAACGGCGCGTCTGCTCACCATCGCGCTCGACCCGGGACACGGTGGTGAAGACCCCGGCGCCGTCGGCGCGCGCGGCACTTGCGAGAAGGTCGTGGTGTTGCAGATCGCCCAGCGCCTGCGCCGGAAGATCGATGCCGAGCCGAACATGCGCGCGATGATGACCCGCGACGCCGATTTCTTCGTGCCGCTCGGCGTGCGGGTGCAAAAGGCGCGTCGCGTCTCCGCCGATCTCTTCATGTCGATTCACGCCGACGCGTTCACCTCGCCCTCGGCCAACGGCGCATCGGTGTTCGCGCTATCCGAACGGGGCGCGACGAGCGCGACGGCGCGGCTTCTCGAAAGGACACAGAATGCATCCGATCTGATCGGCGGCGTCAACATCAAGACGAACGACCGCACAGTCGCCCACGCGCTGCTCGATATGTCGACGACGGCGCAGATCCGCGACAGCAAGGTGTTCGGCACCGCGCTGCTCACGCAGATCGGCACGGTCGCGCCGCGCCGCGCCTGCATAGCAAGAACGTCGAACAAGCCGCGTTTGCCGTGCTCAAGGCGCCCGACATCCCGTCGGTGCTTGTCGAGACGGCCTTCATCAGCAACCTCGACGAAGAGCGCAATCTGAACGATCCGGCCTACCAGGAGCGATTGGCCGACGCGCTGCTCAAGGGCATCAAGGCGTATTTCGCCAAAAATCCCCCCATCGCCAAGAACCGCACTGCCTGACGCGAACGTCGCGTCGCGGACATCGCAAAAAAATGGCGCGCCCGACAGGACGCGCCATTTTTCATTGAAGCGAACGGCGTGGCGACCGGGGAGCCGCCTCGCCCGGGCATCTCATCCGAATACCGTTACTTGCCCTGCCCTTGCGGCGCACCACGGCGACGCCCGCGCGTGAGCAGCTTCCACAGCGCGCCCAGGGCGATGGGCACCACCGCGGCGGAAATACCGACCAGCACGATGATGTTCAGGTACTGCTTGACCAGCGGCAGGTTGCCGAACAGATAGCCGCCGCCCACGAGCAGCACCACCCAGATCAGCGCGCCGAGCACGTTGTACAACTGGAAGCGCCCCCACGACATGGCCGAGACGCCGGCAACGAACGGAGCAAACGTACGCACGACGGGCACGAAACGCGCCATCACGATGGTCTTGCCGCCGTGATGTTCGTAGAAGTCGTGGGTTTTGCGCAGCGCGTCGCGATCGAGGAACCGCCAGTTCTTCTCGTATACGCGGGGGCCGATCTTCGAGCCGATCCAGTAATTGAGCGTGTTGCCGCTCACCGCTGCGATAAAGAGCAGCACACCGAGCAGCCACGGATCCATGGCGCCGGTGGCGGCAAAGGCGCCGCCGATGAACAGCAGGGAATCGCCCGGAAGAAACGGGAAAAGCACCAGCCCTGTTTCCACGAATACGATCATGAACAGGAACAGATACACCCAGTTTCCGTACTGATCGATAAACACCCCCAAGTGTTTATCGATGTGGAGCACCATCTCCAGCAATTGCACCAAAGTATCCAAGTCGATTCCTCAAGATAAAGGACGCCGGCCCGTTCCCGCGGGCGCGCGACGAGTCGCATCATACCAGCGCGGCCGTCGTGCGTCGTTAAGTCTGCGTGACGCTAACACCCGCTGCCGAGGCAGGCCGCGCGCGTCCCAAATCGCCACTTGTCGCCGTATTCCTTGCCGATTTGCCGTCCCGGCCAGCATCCCACACCGGAATTAGTTGCCACTTAAAGCCGCCTGGAGGGGAACGAACCCGGTATTACCGGCCGGAACATCGCACGATCTATGTCTTTGAGGGCACGCTTTATAATGGTTCCCATGTCTGCCACCCCGACCCCCGCCCCGAACGTCCCGAACGTCCCGAACGCTCCGGATACCCCGGACGCTCCGGATCCGGCCACCGCGCCTCCCCAACGCCGCCCCGGCCCCATGCCGGCGGGGCTCGCCCCGGCGCGCGCCATTCGCGTCCTTCCCGACCAGTTGATCAGTCAGATCGCCGCCGGCGAGGTGGTCGAGCGCCCGGCCTCCGTGGTCAAGGAGTTGCTGGAGAACGCCCTCGACGCGGGCGCCCGGGCGCTTCAAATCAAGCTGGAAGAAGGCGGCGTGCGCCGCATCGCGATTACCGACGACGGCGGCGGCATGTCCGCCGAACAATTGCCGCTGGCGCTCACCCGCCACGCGACGAGCAAGATCCGCACGCTCGACGAACTCGAATCGGTGCTCACGCTCGGATTCCGCGGCGAAGCCCTGGCGTCCATCGCCTCCGTGGCGCAGCTCACGCTCTCGAGCCGCCAAATCGATGCGCCGCATGCGACCGCCATCGACGGCAATACCGGCGCGCTCACCCCGGCCGCCGGCCCCGTGGGCACCACCGTCGACGTGCGCGACCTGTACTTCAACACGCCCGCGCGACGCAAGTTTCTCAAGACGGAACAGACCGAGTTCGGTCATTGCATGGACGTCATCCGCCGCAGCGCATTGGCGCGCCCGGACGTCGGCTTCTCGATCCTGCACAACAACCGGGCCGTCGAGCACTGGAACGCGTCGGATGCCGCCACGCGGGTCGCACGCGTGCTCGGCAACGACTTTGCCGACGCGCATCTGGCGCTCGATGAAGGCGCGGCCGAATTGCGCCTTTCGGGCTTCGTCGGCCTGCCGACCGCGAGCCGCGGCCGCGCGGACCAGCAGTTTTTCTTCGTGAACGGCCGCTTCGTACGCGACAAGCTGCTCACGCACGCCGTGCGCGCCGCTTATGAAGACGTGCTGCACGGCGATCGCTACCCGGCGTACGTGCTGTATTTCGAACTACCGCCGCAGTTGGTGGACGTGAACGTTCACCCGTCGAAAATCGAAGTGCGCTTTCGCGATGCCCGCAGCGTTCACCAATTCGTGTTCCACGCCGTGCAACGTGCACTGGCGCGCGCGGCGGGCAGCGGCGGCGCGACGCATGCCGCACACCTGACCGAAGGCGGCGGACTTGCCGCCGGTCCCGGCGCAGTGGCCGGATTGGGCGGCGGCTTCGGCGCGCGCTCCACCGGAGGGTTCGGCACCCCGGGCGGCAGCAATTGGAATTCGCGTGCGCAACAAGGGGCGTTGCCGATGGCGCAGCC
This is a stretch of genomic DNA from Pandoraea faecigallinarum. It encodes these proteins:
- the murB gene encoding UDP-N-acetylmuramate dehydrogenase translates to MSQLLRDVSLRELNTFGLPATARYLVVIDSEAALLEALAMPELAGLPRLVLGGGSNIVLTRDFDGVVLRMAIRGRERLPDDPADPHARYVRGGAGEVWHDFVDWTLSQDCPGLENLALIPGTLGAAPIQNIGAYGLELAERFFAARALDTTTGEFVTLSREVCAFGYRDSCFKREPGRFVIVSVTLRLPQPWHAVTGYADVSRALADAGVAHPDARRIFDAVVDIRRRKLPDPAVLGNAGSFFKNPVVDAETFDALRARFPEAVGYPQPDGTWKVAAGWLIDQCGWRGKSQGRAGVHERQALVLVNRGGASGDDIVALARAVQTSVRTRFGISLDPEPLMI
- a CDS encoding YajQ family cyclic di-GMP-binding protein, which codes for MPSFDVVSEANMVEVKNAVEQANKEISTRFDFKGSDSRIEHKEQELTLFADDNFKLDQVTQVLIAKMAKRNVDVRFLDYGKVEKISGDKVKQVVKVKKGVEGDLAKKIVRIIKDSKMKVQASIQGDSVRVSGAKRDDLQSAMALLRKDVTDTPLDFNNFRD
- a CDS encoding aminoacyl-tRNA deacylase — translated: MKPKATAETPATKQLRDAKVAFRNHFYEYQEHGGTRVSSQALQVPEHVVIKTLVMEDEDANPLIVLMHGDRQVSTKSLARQAGRKRIEPCKPDVANRHSGFLVGGTSPFGTRKRMPIYMEASILELPEIYINGGRRGYLVSIAPAELVRVLAPTLVNVALAD
- the queG gene encoding tRNA epoxyqueuosine(34) reductase QueG, whose product is MESMKASVIFPATAAQVEPSTPPQTPEVSSSRDNATPPALDSEGLAALAVQIRAWARELGFGHVGIAHTDLSHAEAGLQQWLDDGCHGDMDYMAAHGMKRARPAELVPGTVRVISARMNYLPGDVDLAHWREHEAARAARPGEAIVSIYARGRDYHKVMRNRLQQLSDRITQAIGPFGYRVFTDSAPVLEVELAQKAGLGWRGKHTLLLSREAGSLFFLGEIFVDVPLPADADQADEAEEADQAGGGAMARGEHCGQCRRCLDVCPTGAITEPFRVDARLCVSYLTIEHKGAIPEPLRAKMGNRIYGCDDCQLYCPWNKFAQPSPLADFAPRNRLDGSSLVELFAWSETEFMERLAGSPIRRIGHERWLRNLAVGLGNALRETTAQEARTSIREALLARRAHPSALVREHVEWALAQQGQAPTEGALV
- a CDS encoding class I adenylate-forming enzyme family protein — encoded protein: MSASLAPLAADASGDALARFLAGLPARIDTLAERVASTAPHRVALIDDFGRMTYGELVHAVTATAERLRAHGVRGGDRVMIVGENGIAYVVLLLAVASLDAWPLLCNARLSAAELRVIREHARPRCAIYTIDASPDAAAHARSNAARIQWTELALGAIAASDVDPGSVAEPVETGPAAQCAALIYTTGTTGAPKGVRLSHRNLMFIAAVSSTLRHVGPDDIAYGVLPISHVYGLTSVCLGTLYAGGTLRLAARFTPEAVLDSLAHDGLTILQGVPAMHARLVAHVATQGVSLVAPRLRFVYSGGSPLDAALKARVEAFYGLPIHNGYGLTESSPTVAQTLLDAPRDDCAVGPVIPGVAVRIVGRDGEDLPDGEVGELWVRGPNVMLGYYRAPELTAATVTADGWLRTGDLARRAGDGALFLAGRARELIIHSGFNVYPIEVEQALASHPDVLQAAVVGHPHEGNEQVVAFVQALPGHAIDVDALAEWAAKRLAPYKRPARIRVLDTLPAASTGKVLKHRLKALL
- the xerD gene encoding site-specific tyrosine recombinase XerD, whose product is MGACAARTGAHGRSPGLSHPNERSTALIDQFCDTIWLEDGLSRNTLDAYRRDLRLFADWLFKTYEIALDAVDEAALSAYLAWRRESRASSVNRRLSVFKRFYQWALREHVVQHDPCLRIASAKRAQRLPSTLSEAQVEALLAAPDLTQPLGLRDRAMLELMYASGLRVSELVALKTIEVGLNEGVLRIFGKGAKERLVPFGEEANAWLARYLDESRRVLLNGRTCDTLFVTQRGEGMTRQAFWYLIKRYALQADIRAPLSPHTLRHAFATHLINHGADLRVVQLLLGHADISTTQIYTHVARERLKSLHAQHHPRG
- a CDS encoding patatin-like phospholipase family protein yields the protein MSRLPPDSVDHGPDNADDTAASRPTDGREISAKPPLTLPAEPSGKSLRTPPETSGSPQTSGMSTDLEPTDVPLLPPESPNAPAATKSTRSRRGGAKRKGIDLGLQGGGAHGAYAWGVLDKLLEDGRLEFEGISGASAGTMNAVVLAHGLLERPGVDPREKAREALHSFWLGVSQAGSSATAWAQTVFSWLNGRPTEYPVWHDWMQSMQQWMMPFSQPPAEINPLRTVLEAQVDFERLRESTATHLFVSATNIRTGNIRIFRTHEITLDVAMASACLPWLFKPVKIDEDFYWDGGYLGNPALFPFYYETLTSDILIVHINPIERAEKPVLPGQIMNRVNEITFNASLQREFRAISFVHKLIDEGWLKPEFRERLKYPLIHSIRADKALYDLSSSTKFVTDWHFLTTLRDRGRDAAARWLEAHYHDVGIRSTVDLKRDYLQRLPNASAIRS
- the plsY gene encoding glycerol-3-phosphate 1-O-acyltransferase PlsY, translating into MATLVFIVLAYLIGSVPFAVIVSRAMGLADPRSYGSGNPGATNVLRSGNKKAAVLTLIGDALKGWLAVYLAQRLADAWGVGDFGLAAVALAVFLGHLYPVFLRFAGGKGVATAAGVLLAISPVLGLAVMATWLIIAVFFRYSSLAALVSAVFAPLYYVFMFGFGPYAPAVIVMAALLVYRHRSNIGKLIAGKESRIGQKK